The Qingrenia yutianensis sequence ATTGATTCAGCTGTTTATACATATGAAGTACTATCGAACATTGTGAAATTGTCCAGAAGCATAGTCACAGAACTGATTAATTCGGGATATAGCAAAGCATACTTATACACAGTGGCTAATAATCATTTTTTTGATAATTCTAACCAAATAGATGATGGCATAAGTCATGTGCAAAAATTCTTCGAATTCATAAATTTAAAGGCCAAGAATTATAAGGTTATGCTAGGAATAAATATTAAATCCTATGAGTTTTTCGGAAAATATATAAAAGGCGATTTTAGAAAGCCCAAGGAACAAGAAAAAAAGATATTTAACATTCAAAAGGGTTGTTTATGCGAGTTAGATGATGTGGAAGCATTAGATCCATATTCTGCGCAAGAAAACGCAATGCTAATTTTAAATCCAATAATATCGATACATAAATTAGCTAAACATTCGTACAGATATTCATTTTCTAAAAAAGCCCGTGTTATAGATAAACAAACAGGGGTTCAGCAAATGATGAATAAGCGCATTAGTCCGATGAATGTAAATACCGATGCTAATAATGAGTCTGCACTTTCTAATTTAACATCAGTAATAACGAACTATAATAAAATTCCATATTCATTTTTTAAAATGGTTGAATTACATACATGTGCTTTAAGCAATCAGGAAAAAAGCAATCAATTATTAAATCTTTGGACAATAATTGAGCTATTTGTAGAAACAGACATTAACGACAGTGATAAAATAAATCAAATATGCAATATATTATCAACAGTTATGTGTTCTGATTATATAAATCGAAAATTAATAATTCTTTATAATGAGATTAAACAATGTTGTCCAGAAGTACATAGCCAATATTTAGATGAATTAGATGTTGGTGCCACCGCATATGAAAAATTTTTAGCATTGCTTTCATTAAGGGAATATAATAGTGTTTTTGATGAAACGATTGAAAAACTTGCTAATTATCCACTTCCTAAATACAGAATGATGTATTTTCATGATGAAATCTTTGTAGATTCATTAGGGATATTGCAGTGTATTGAAAGTCATGCAAACAGATTAAGATGGCATATAATGAGAATTTATCGTAATCGTAACATGGTAGTACACGATGGCAATTATATGCCATATATAAATACCATTATCGAAAACTTGCACTTTTATGTCGATACAATTTTTGATAAATTAATTCATTATTATAAGAATGGTATTTTTTCAACTTCGGACATTTTAACTCATATGAAGAATATTGAATATAGATATCAAAAAACACTTGGAAGAGGTAAAAAAAAGAATACTTCTATTGCTTTGACGAAAGAAAACTATTTAGATATGATTTTAGGACATTCATATTATACTGAAAATATATGTGAATAATAAAGTTATGCAAAACGTTATAAAGTCTATTTTGTAATGATAATGTAGGAGAATTGTAATGATTGAATTTATATGTTACCCAAAATGCACAACTTGTCAGAAAGCAAAGAAATGGCTTGATGACAACGACATTGAATACAAACTACGTGACATAAAAGAGGACAACCCTACCTTCGAGGAATTGAGCAAATGGTACAAAATGAGTGGTCTGCCGTTAAAGAAATTCTTTAACACATCCGGACTTTTATATAAATCAATGGGACTAAAGGACAAGCTATCTGCTATGTCAGAAGAAGAACAGTTAAGGTTACTTGCAACAGACGGAATGTTAGTCAAGCGTCCGCTCTTAATCGGCAAAGATTTTGTTTTGGTTGGATTTAAGGAAAAGGAATGGAGTGAAAAATTATGAGAAAGAATTTTGGTGCGCAAGCGTACCTTTACCCTATGCCTGTGCTTATCATTGGTTCGTATGACGAAAACGGAAAACCTGATGCAATGAATGCGGCATGGGGCGGTATCAGCGAAGAAAAAGAAATTTCAATTTGCATAAGCGCAGGACATAAAACAACGAAAAATATCATTGCAAGAGGTGCATTTACGGTGAGCATCGCAGATGCGAAAAATGTTGTTGCCTGCGATTATGTCGGCATTGTTTCAGGCAATAAAGAGCCGGACAAAATAAAAAAAACAGGCTGGCACGCCGCAAAGAGTGAATTTGTAGACGCTCCACTTTTTGATGAGCTGCCTATGGCGCTTGAATGTAAGCTTATCAGCTATGACGAAGAAACTTGCAGACTTGTCGGCGAAATTGTAAATGTTTGTGCTGACGAGAGAATTCTTGGTGAAGATGGCAAAATTGATTTGAACAAATTCTCCCCTATCACCTATGACCCGGTACATTATACTTATCGTAAAATTGGCGATGTGGTGGGTAAGGCATTTAGCGATGGGATGAAATTAAAATGTATATAAATAAAAGGGTGTCTTATATGAAAAAATAACTGGAAAAAACTATATTGCATACTTGGATACAAATCTTTTTTAAGTTCAATATAGATATAACAAGAGATGTTTCGAAAATAAACGAAAATGGATGCTCATAGATTTTGTTGTTAAACTAAAGATGCTTTCAGACAATTATACATTTGGGGTTGAAGTTAATCAAGATACCAACAAGTACCAGATAGTAAACTCTTTGTCATATTTTTGGAGCTTATTACAATTATGTTTTTAGGAGAATACAAAAACATTGTTCGAGAAGTATTTACTAAAAGTGAAATTGAGGAATGAAAAATCTTAAAAATTTATAAAATGCCGAAGGGGTGAAAACAGATGGGCATTAAATCATTAATGAATACCAAACAGGATATATTGCGTAGTAATTTGCAAATATTAATTGATCATCCGGTAACAAAAGGAGATCAATGTGAAAGTGCTTGGATCGAATTTTTTAGAGGATTTTTACCCAATAAATATGCCATAGACAAAGGCTTTATATTTGATTCTAAAGGAAATATAAGTGAACAAATTGATATAATAATTTACGACGCACTATATACACCGCTAGTGTTTTGTACAAATTCTGGCGAAAAAATTTGTTACAGCTGAGAGTGTTTATGCTGTATTTGAATCAAAACCAACAATTGATAAAACAAAGTTGGAATATGCTGACAAGAAAATAAAATCGGTAACATCACTATATAGAACAAGTCGAGAAATGATTTCTAGGGGCAGTACCGACGAGGAAAACACGCTTTTTGACAAAATGTCGGGTGAAGAAATTGCAAGCCTTGCAAGAAAATTTCACTTTACGGCTTATTATTCGTCCAAAACGCGCACTTTGCTCCTTATTTCAAATCAAAATCCGCAAAATACCGCGAATATAAAGAGTTTTTTAAGTGAGTTTGCAAAAAATATGTCAAACAAAACGGATACATATGTTCAGGCAGGGGCAAGCTTTAATTCCGATGACGAAAAAATCGCGGGAAATCTCATATCGCAGTCCGAAACTGCGCTTGAACATTCAAAATTTTACGAACCGTTCGCAAAAATAATACTGTATCAAAATATGCCTCCGTACAATCCACTTTCACGCGAAAAACTTTCACACATAGAAAAACGCCTTTTAAATTCAGCTGAAATTCTGAACGCGGAGAAGACAAAAACCTTTGCGTTTGAGCTGTTCGACTATTTTGAAAACGGCTATATTTCTCCGAGCGATATAAAAAATACGGTGTCGGATTTTATGTACAAACTTGCGTTTTCGAGCGCCGATTTTTAAAATTTTTTGTAAAAAACTTTAAAAGCATTGACATATGCGCACGCGAAATAATCAAAACCGAACCTTTGCCGGCGCTGAAAATCAAATTCAAAAACACCGTTCTTAACGCGGTACGCAGTATTGTGACAATAAAACAGACCGGCAACAAAAAGGTTGTTGAAAAGGCGAAAAAATACATAAACGAAAACTTCCGCGAGAATGTAACTCTTAAAGATGTTGCCGATTTTGTTTCTATGAATTCGTCATATTTCAGCGAGCTTTTCAAAAGCGAAACAGGCACAAATTTTATTGATTTTTTGACCGAAATAAGAATAAATACCGCAAAAGACCTTTTGGAAAACAGCGAGATAAAAGTAAAAGAAATAGGATACCTTATCGGCTACGAAAACAACACATATTTTAACCGCGTATTTAAAAAGCGCGTCGGCGTAACGCCGTCCGAATACGGGAGAATAAAATGAAAAGCGAAACCGTTAACAAAAAAATATGCCTCACCCCCGGTATGCCCGCTATCACTTTTGCATACGCAAAAAATATTGACAAACCGTCAAACCACCATCTGCACATAAACAAATTTTTTGAAATTTACATTTACATCGGCGGTGACGCGGACTACATAGCAGGCGACAAATATTTTTCCTTAAATCACGGCGATATAATTGTGATAAATCAGTACGAACCTCACAATGTCGTGCTGAAAAGCGAGGGGCTTTACGAAAGATTTTACATTCTCGTTCCCACCGAAAGCTTTGATAATTTTTCGTATAACCCTTTTAAAAACATAAACGGAAAGCTTATTTCACTCCCCGAAAAAAGGCGGAAAAAGGCGATTGACATACTGTATGAAATCAAAAATTCGTTTGTAAAAGAACCTGGCGGAAGGACTTCTTTCAAGGCATGCGGGCTTATTTTGGAATTTCTTGCGGAAATAAGCGGAGAATATCCCGACTGTGCAAGCTTTGAAAGAAACACACCGTCCCGTCTACCCAAATATATTGCGGATATTTTGGTTTACATAAACAAAAACATCTCGGCGATAAAATCGGCGGACGAGATAGCGAAAAAATTCGGGCTTTCAATGCCGTATCTTTCCATAACTTTTAAAAACGCAATAGGAACTCCGCTTAAATCATATATTCAGGCAAAAAAAATTTCCTACGCAAAAGAACTTTTGGACAAAGATTTCAGCGTCACCGAGGCGTGCTACGAAAGCGGTTTTAACGATTGCTCTTATTTTATAAAAGTATTTAAACATCACATAGGAACAACGCCGTTTAAATATAAAAATTTAGATGAAAAAATTAGGAATATCTTGCGTTGAACGGCATATTTAACCGGAAAAGCTTTGATGTTTTATGTAATTTGCCGCAGCATTTCCCGCCGCCTCGCCCGTCAAAGCGCAGGTTGGAATTACCCTCGCAACCTCCCAGCCGTCATACATCGGAGCGGAAATGATTCGTCCTGCACAGATAAGGTTTTCAAACTTTTCATTATACATACTCGAAAGCGGAATTTCATAAATGTACCCGATTTTATCGGGACGGAAATCAACGCATTTTCCGATGCTGTCGGAAAAAGTTTTATCTTTCTCGGCGCAAAAATCACTTTTGCCCTTTATATGCCTTATCGTGCGGAACTGAGGCATTGACGGAATGCTCATTATATCAAAAAAATAACGGTCTTTATGCTTTATTTTCTCAAGCATCCTCCTTTTTCCCTCAATTACAAACTCGGTTATCTCATCGGCGCTTGTGCCGTGAAAAAGCTTCATTCCGTTCGGATGACCGTTGCCGTTTATATCACTGCCGGAATTTTGCCATTCGCGGAATTTCCACATATTTTTACTGTTTACAAATTCTTTTGCGGACTCAACATCAAACCCGTGAACGATATACGACATATAGTTTTCGCCCTCAACACACGGCACACCTGCACGGTGCATAATGACCGCGTCACCGCTTGCGTCGACGACGGTTTTGGCAGAGTAAAATGCACGCCCGTCCGCATTTTCTAAGATTACTCCGCGGCATATTTTTCCGTCCATAACGGGATATGTAACGTATGTATCAAACAGAATTTTTACATTGCTACTTAATACATATTCGTCCAGCGCAAGCGCAAAAACGGTCGGTGAATAGCGTGTACAGTACCGCGGTCGGCGCGGAAAACTCAAATCGGTGCCTCCCCACTTTTTTTCAAGACTGTCAAACGAATATTTGACCGAAAGTTTTATAAGCTCCTCCGCAATTCCGCACACGACGCGGTTTCCGTTGCCGTCGCAGAGCGGTTCATACCACGAGATAAGCCCTGTCGTTGCAAGTCCTCCCAAATTAATCTGTTTTTCCGCAATAAGCGTTTTAAGCCCGTTCCGAGCCGACTTAACCGCCGCCGATATGCCTGCAATTCCTCCGCCGACAACAATTACGTCAAACTCAGCGCGCGCATTTATATTTTTTACGTCTTTATAATCGACATACATTTAATTCACCTCTTAAAAAACGCATACGGGACGGCCGACCGTCCCGTACAATAATTTTGTTTTATGCTTTCGGACCGAAAAACCTTGCAATTTTAAGCTTTTTTTCAGCCATAAATTTAACCTCTGTTCCCGACGGCAGAAAATACTGCTCGCCGACGCAGATGTTTGCGCATTCGCCGTCCGACTCTGCTTTTCCCTCTCCGTCAAGCACATACAAACCGCAGAAAATGTCCGACTTTTGCATAACAAATTCGCCGTCAGTTTCAAGCATAACGAGCGCAAAATACGGTGTGTCGTCATAGCTTATAAGACTTGTGACATTGCCGTTCTTTTTCGGAACAAGCCTGTATTTTTCTATTGTTTTTTCCAATCCAAAACCGTCATAATCAAAACAGTCCATCATTTTTTCAAAGCCTATGCCCTGATGGCACATTTCGTCGGCAATTTTAAATCCAGATACCGTTATGCGCTCGGTTCTTATGGTGTAATCCGTCGGCTCCTGAACTTCAAGCAAAAAGCACCCTGCGCCGATTGCGTGAGGCACTCCGCCTTTGATAAGATATGTTTCACCGCTTTTTACATTTATTTTGTTAAGGCAGTCAAGCATTTTTTCTATATCCTGGCGGTCGAAAACCTCCTGCCACATTTTTTTCGTCACGCCCTCTTTAAATCCGAGGTAGATGCAGGGATTATCCTCTTTTCTCCCGCCGAGAATGTGCCAGCTTTCGGTTTTTCCGTAATCGGAATTGAAATATTTTCTCGCCTTTTCCCTGTTTGGGTGTACCTGAATTGAAAGTCTTTCGGCAGAGTCGATAAGCTTTATCAGCACACCTGTATTTGCGCCGTATTTTTCAAAGTGCGCACTGCCGAGCGTTTGCGGATTTTGCTTTATAAAATCCGCAAAAAACTCATCGGTTTTGCATATGCGCGTCATACCCTCGTTTTTTATATTCTCTCTGCCGGCGTTTCTGCATTCTGTAACCGACATTATCCATTCTTCGGGAAAATGCCCGTCCATGCCTTTTTTGCCGTGAAGCTCGTCTATCAGCGCACCGCCGATGTAGGTTCGCCACGCTCTTTCATTTGTAAGCTTTATTATTCCCATTTTTTATTTCTCCGTATCAAACGAACGCATTGTTCCCGTAACCTTGTGGCGCTCGTCCAGACGTTTTAAGCCAAGTTCATTGTCGGGCAGAAAATCAATCCACATATAGTGCATATGCTTGCCCTCAAACACCTCAACTCCATGGTCTGCGCCGAGCGGAATGTGAAGTATAATATTGCCTGCCATATGAATATGCTCGCCGTTTATGATAACGTCCATATCGTTTTCGGGAAAACTGAAAAAGAATTGGTCAAGCATAGGGTGCGCATGCGGTTTTACAATATCGTGACCGTACGACTCAACAGAACCCATTGAAAAACGCGGAATTATTCTTTGCGGAACCATCATTCGGCTGATGGTTTTTTCGCTCTTGTTGGGGTCTACATACTGAATTGACTCGGTGTATTTCTGCACAATGGGGAATTTCGTGCCGTACTCCTT is a genomic window containing:
- a CDS encoding AraC family transcriptional regulator, with the translated sequence MKSETVNKKICLTPGMPAITFAYAKNIDKPSNHHLHINKFFEIYIYIGGDADYIAGDKYFSLNHGDIIVINQYEPHNVVLKSEGLYERFYILVPTESFDNFSYNPFKNINGKLISLPEKRRKKAIDILYEIKNSFVKEPGGRTSFKACGLILEFLAEISGEYPDCASFERNTPSRLPKYIADILVYINKNISAIKSADEIAKKFGLSMPYLSITFKNAIGTPLKSYIQAKKISYAKELLDKDFSVTEACYESGFNDCSYFIKVFKHHIGTTPFKYKNLDEKIRNILR
- a CDS encoding type I phosphomannose isomerase catalytic subunit — encoded protein: MGIIKLTNERAWRTYIGGALIDELHGKKGMDGHFPEEWIMSVTECRNAGRENIKNEGMTRICKTDEFFADFIKQNPQTLGSAHFEKYGANTGVLIKLIDSAERLSIQVHPNREKARKYFNSDYGKTESWHILGGRKEDNPCIYLGFKEGVTKKMWQEVFDRQDIEKMLDCLNKINVKSGETYLIKGGVPHAIGAGCFLLEVQEPTDYTIRTERITVSGFKIADEMCHQGIGFEKMMDCFDYDGFGLEKTIEKYRLVPKKNGNVTSLISYDDTPYFALVMLETDGEFVMQKSDIFCGLYVLDGEGKAESDGECANICVGEQYFLPSGTEVKFMAEKKLKIARFFGPKA
- a CDS encoding DUF6602 domain-containing protein; the protein is MGIKSLMNTKQDILRSNLQILIDHPVTKGDQCESAWIEFFRGFLPNKYAIDKGFIFDSKGNISEQIDIIIYDALYTPLVFCTNSGEKICYS
- a CDS encoding FAD-dependent oxidoreductase — translated: MYVDYKDVKNINARAEFDVIVVGGGIAGISAAVKSARNGLKTLIAEKQINLGGLATTGLISWYEPLCDGNGNRVVCGIAEELIKLSVKYSFDSLEKKWGGTDLSFPRRPRYCTRYSPTVFALALDEYVLSSNVKILFDTYVTYPVMDGKICRGVILENADGRAFYSAKTVVDASGDAVIMHRAGVPCVEGENYMSYIVHGFDVESAKEFVNSKNMWKFREWQNSGSDINGNGHPNGMKLFHGTSADEITEFVIEGKRRMLEKIKHKDRYFFDIMSIPSMPQFRTIRHIKGKSDFCAEKDKTFSDSIGKCVDFRPDKIGYIYEIPLSSMYNEKFENLICAGRIISAPMYDGWEVARVIPTCALTGEAAGNAAANYIKHQSFSG
- a CDS encoding helix-turn-helix transcriptional regulator, producing the protein MPALKIKFKNTVLNAVRSIVTIKQTGNKKVVEKAKKYINENFRENVTLKDVADFVSMNSSYFSELFKSETGTNFIDFLTEIRINTAKDLLENSEIKVKEIGYLIGYENNTYFNRVFKKRVGVTPSEYGRIK
- a CDS encoding arsenate reductase family protein — encoded protein: MEFICYPKCTTCQKAKKWLDDNDIEYKLRDIKEDNPTFEELSKWYKMSGLPLKKFFNTSGLLYKSMGLKDKLSAMSEEEQLRLLATDGMLVKRPLLIGKDFVLVGFKEKEWSEKL
- a CDS encoding flavin reductase family protein — encoded protein: MRKNFGAQAYLYPMPVLIIGSYDENGKPDAMNAAWGGISEEKEISICISAGHKTTKNIIARGAFTVSIADAKNVVACDYVGIVSGNKEPDKIKKTGWHAAKSEFVDAPLFDELPMALECKLISYDEETCRLVGEIVNVCADERILGEDGKIDLNKFSPITYDPVHYTYRKIGDVVGKAFSDGMKLKCI